One genomic window of Candidatus Kuenenia stuttgartiensis includes the following:
- a CDS encoding DUF2075 domain-containing protein, with the protein MLNFYYKDSIETFQNKSIEEIIGLIALSNQFDSTINQNKSWEQQIPILKKALDGYYGTIFFEFSIPRMGKRVDCLVIIDNIVFVIEFKVGEKEFLSYNIDQVWDYALDLKNFHKPSHSAVLAPILVATEAKYLLNEISLTPHNDDLIFPIKSNKDNLHDAIKNTLLFFRGKTIINGDEYAKGSYSPTPTIIEAAVSLYNNHSVEEITRNDAEAINLSKTSSAISEIIDYAKSENKKVICFVTGVPGAGKTLVGLKVATLHLDNEKNNTSVYLSGNAPLVAILQEALIRDKVNRERELGNRITKSEAKKGVKTFIQIIHHYRDAYLVDPNPPYDHVAIFDEAQRAWNKDQTVKFMRQKKNQSNFNYSEPEFLISCLDRHKDWAVIVCLVGGGQEINTGEAGISEWLNAIYSKFTDWEVCISPNLTDSEYAAIESISKLQERGVTKYNKDLHLSVSMRSFRADKVSFFVKSLLDLNVDEVKETLSSISENYPIMLTRDLAKAKKWLKQKSRGTERYGIVVSSQAQRLKPLAIDVKSPMNPVNWFLEGKDDVRSSYYLEDVATEFHVQGLELDWACVTWDGDLRYSESGWGTFSFVGNKWQNIHKEERKRYLINAYRVLLTRARQGMVIVLPEGNVEDHTRKPEYYDKTFNYLKSIGIKTL; encoded by the coding sequence ATGCTTAATTTCTATTACAAGGATTCTATCGAAACTTTTCAAAATAAAAGCATAGAAGAGATAATTGGTTTGATTGCTTTATCTAATCAATTTGATTCTACTATTAATCAAAACAAGTCGTGGGAACAACAAATACCTATTCTGAAGAAAGCTTTAGATGGATATTACGGGACAATTTTTTTTGAGTTCTCAATCCCAAGAATGGGAAAGCGTGTAGACTGTTTAGTTATTATTGATAATATTGTTTTCGTTATTGAATTTAAAGTTGGGGAGAAAGAATTTTTAAGTTACAACATTGACCAAGTTTGGGATTATGCTCTTGATTTGAAAAACTTCCACAAGCCAAGCCATTCCGCGGTTTTAGCACCGATTTTAGTAGCAACAGAAGCAAAATATTTATTAAACGAGATTTCTTTAACCCCGCACAATGATGATTTGATTTTTCCTATAAAGTCGAATAAGGATAACTTACATGATGCAATTAAGAATACATTATTGTTTTTTCGTGGTAAAACAATAATAAATGGAGATGAGTATGCGAAAGGAAGTTATTCTCCTACCCCAACGATTATAGAAGCAGCCGTTTCACTTTACAACAATCATTCAGTTGAAGAAATTACCAGAAATGACGCAGAAGCTATAAATCTGAGTAAAACAAGTTCGGCTATATCTGAAATAATTGACTATGCTAAATCCGAAAACAAGAAAGTAATTTGTTTTGTAACGGGCGTCCCTGGCGCTGGAAAAACTTTAGTAGGATTAAAAGTGGCAACCTTACATTTAGATAATGAAAAAAACAATACAAGTGTTTATTTATCTGGTAATGCTCCTTTAGTAGCAATTCTTCAAGAAGCTTTGATAAGAGACAAAGTTAATCGGGAAAGAGAACTTGGAAATAGAATAACTAAATCAGAGGCGAAAAAAGGAGTAAAAACATTCATACAAATAATTCATCATTACAGAGATGCTTATCTTGTAGACCCAAATCCACCTTATGATCATGTTGCGATTTTTGATGAAGCACAAAGGGCATGGAATAAAGATCAGACCGTTAAATTCATGAGGCAAAAAAAGAATCAGAGTAATTTTAATTATTCAGAGCCAGAGTTTCTCATTTCTTGCCTTGATAGACATAAAGATTGGGCTGTTATCGTTTGTTTAGTTGGAGGTGGGCAGGAAATAAATACTGGAGAGGCAGGAATATCAGAATGGTTAAATGCCATTTACAGTAAATTTACTGACTGGGAAGTTTGTATTTCACCAAACCTAACTGATAGTGAATATGCGGCAATCGAATCTATTAGTAAACTTCAAGAAAGAGGGGTTACAAAATATAATAAAGATTTACATCTCTCTGTTTCAATGCGGTCTTTCAGGGCAGATAAAGTTTCTTTTTTTGTAAAATCACTTTTGGACTTAAACGTAGATGAAGTAAAAGAAACGCTATCATCTATCTCAGAAAATTATCCAATTATGTTAACAAGAGATTTAGCAAAAGCAAAGAAATGGTTGAAACAAAAATCAAGAGGAACCGAACGATACGGAATAGTAGTATCCTCCCAAGCCCAAAGATTAAAGCCCCTTGCAATTGATGTTAAATCCCCAATGAATCCTGTAAACTGGTTTTTAGAGGGTAAAGATGATGTTCGTTCTTCCTATTATTTGGAAGATGTTGCAACGGAATTTCATGTTCAGGGCTTGGAGTTGGATTGGGCTTGTGTTACTTGGGACGGTGATTTAAGATATTCTGAAAGCGGATGGGGAACTTTTTCTTTTGTTGGTAATAAATGGCAAAACATTCACAAGGAAGAAAGAAAAAGATATTTGATTAATGCTTACAGAGTATTGTTAACCAGAGCTCGACAAGGAATGGTAATCGTTCTCCCGGAAGGAAATGTTGAAGACCATACCAGAAAGCCAGAATACTACGACAAAACTTTCAACTATCTAAAAAGTATCGGTATCAAAACTCTTTAG
- a CDS encoding PD-(D/E)XK motif protein gives MNEADKAILRKFLHANSDFLNILNSWVGPEKQIRDLQSGTWSVEIKTTHQNNHQKVHISSERQLDTRDMGNHFLYHLSLEARQQSGEILNQIVDSVSEYLSSDIFTNTPDI, from the coding sequence TTGAATGAAGCGGACAAGGCTATACTTAGAAAGTTTCTTCACGCCAATTCTGACTTTCTAAACATTCTTAATTCTTGGGTTGGCCCAGAAAAACAAATCAGGGATTTGCAGTCAGGAACATGGAGCGTTGAGATAAAAACAACTCATCAAAACAATCATCAGAAAGTTCACATAAGCAGCGAAAGACAACTTGACACACGTGATATGGGAAATCATTTTCTCTATCATCTTTCATTGGAAGCAAGACAACAATCGGGCGAAATATTAAATCAAATTGTTGATTCTGTTTCAGAATATTTAAGTTCTGACATCTTTACGAACACACCGGATATTTAA
- a CDS encoding DUF1016 N-terminal domain-containing protein: protein MNTDKHGFGFEKLVVLFAQTQSELQKQAARSVDIALVIRNWLFGWYIVEFENGGAERAELYGKKLLQCLSAELKQAGLKGVSLTNLKQFRLFYETYKEIGRAPPDQSSIDTNNWGKITQTVFAQSLNVDTQKIRQAAPDQSQETRACLQEITAKLSARFVLGWTHYVTLLTVKNSEERRFYEIEAAEKTAGDIVNWNVRLTRLFMIGLL from the coding sequence ATGAATACAGATAAACACGGATTTGGATTCGAAAAACTGGTTGTGCTATTTGCGCAGACACAGAGTGAACTACAGAAACAGGCGGCCCGTTCGGTTGATATTGCTTTAGTAATTCGCAACTGGCTCTTTGGCTGGTATATCGTGGAGTTTGAAAATGGCGGTGCAGAGCGGGCGGAACTGTATGGCAAGAAACTTCTTCAATGCCTTTCTGCGGAGCTCAAACAGGCTGGGCTGAAAGGTGTTTCACTAACTAATTTGAAGCAGTTCAGGCTGTTTTACGAAACCTACAAAGAGATTGGTCGGGCACCGCCTGACCAATCTTCTATCGATACAAACAACTGGGGAAAAATTACACAGACTGTGTTTGCGCAATCTCTGAATGTCGATACCCAAAAGATTCGGCAGGCAGCGCCTGACCAATCTCAAGAAACAAGGGCATGCCTGCAGGAAATCACGGCAAAACTGTCAGCTCGCTTTGTGCTTGGCTGGACGCATTATGTCACGCTTCTCACGGTTAAAAATAGTGAAGAAAGGCGGTTTTATGAAATTGAAGCCGCAGAAAAAACGGCTGGGGATATCGTGAACTGGAACGTCAGATTAACTCGGCTCTTTATGATCGGCTTGCTTTGA
- a CDS encoding PDDEXK nuclease domain-containing protein: MSRDKEEVRRLSTHGQLLEKPADVIKNPYILEFTGLEECKAFSEHDLETALIDKIEYFLLELGKGFLFESCQKRFSFENRHFYVDLVFYNRLLRCYTIIDLEIGDLKHQDLGQMQMYVNYFDRYVKLDEENPTVGILLCLSKSDELV, translated from the coding sequence TTGAGTCGTGACAAAGAGGAGGTGAGAAGATTATCCACACATGGACAACTCCTCGAAAAACCGGCGGATGTGATCAAAAATCCTTACATTTTAGAGTTTACGGGATTGGAAGAATGCAAAGCATTCAGTGAGCATGATCTGGAAACAGCTCTTATCGACAAAATAGAGTATTTTCTCCTGGAATTGGGTAAGGGGTTCCTGTTCGAGTCCTGCCAGAAACGCTTCTCCTTCGAGAATCGTCATTTTTATGTAGATCTGGTTTTTTACAACCGACTTCTGCGCTGTTACACTATAATTGACCTCGAAATTGGTGACTTAAAACATCAGGATTTGGGTCAAATGCAAATGTATGTGAATTATTTCGACCGTTATGTAAAACTCGATGAGGAAAATCCAACGGTCGGTATTCTGCTCTGTCTCAGCAAAAGTGATGAACTGGTTTAA